From Aythya fuligula isolate bAytFul2 chromosome 20, bAytFul2.pri, whole genome shotgun sequence, a single genomic window includes:
- the CA4 gene encoding carbonic anhydrase 4: protein MELLFLVLFSVHILKTEAVVGYHWCYQSQKDEQPTCKDPRQWHLIDATCKGRYQSPINIVTKNVIYDKSLQPLNFEGYDVKGSSKWNIENNGHTVKITLSTSPKIGGGGLRRKYRAIELHFHWGAPETLYYLPGSEHSIDGEKQAMELHIVHIREDALDINDAKKISDGIAVLGFFIKVDEENKNYATLINELDNVQYKGKTSQMDPLPLSSLIPPEDDLRIYYRYDGSLTTPDCHEGVIWTVFKKPIELSIFQVSQFATVHFDGKNSTYMIENFRPTQLLNERSVYWSSASTLLPPAKVLMLVLTLTYILSSLFQ from the exons taggaTACCACTGGTGCTATCAGTCTCAGAAGGATGAGCAGCCAACCTGTAAAG ATCCTCGACAATGGCATTTAATAGATGCCACCTGCAAAGGAAGATATCAGTCTCCTATCAATATTGTCaccaaaaatgtcatttatgaCAAGAGCCTGCAGCCACTGAATTTTGAAGGTTACGATGTGAAGGGGTCTTCCAAATGGAACATTGAGAACAACGGACACACAG ttAAAATAACATTGAGCACATCCCCTAAAATCGGAGGTGGAGGTCTGAGACGAAAATACAGAGCAATAGAACTTCACTTCCACTGGGGAGCCCCAGAAACGCTGTATTACCTTCCTGGGTCAGAGCACAGCatagatggagaaaaacaagctATGGAG CTTCACATTGTCCACATAAGAGAAGATGCTTTGGATATAAATGatgcaaagaaaatttcagatgGGATAGCTGTGTTAGGATTCTTCATAAAG gttgatgaagaaaataaaaactacgCTACTCTAATAAATGAATTAGATAATGTTCAATACAAAG GGAAAACATCACAGATGGACCCTTTGCCACTGAGTTCCCTTATTCCACCTGAAGACGATCTTAGAATTTACTATCGGTATGACGGCTCCCTCACCACTCCTGACTGCCACGAGGGTGTCATCTGGACAGTGTTTAAGAAGCCAATTGAACTCAGTATTTTCCAG GTTTCTCAGTTCGCAACAGTTCACTTTGATGGGAAGAACTCAACATACATGATTGAAAATTTTCGGCCTACTCAGTTACTTAATGAACGATCTGTGTATTGGTCCAGTGCCAGCACGCTCCTGCCTCCTGCTAAGGTTTTAATGTTGGTCCTGACCCTTACGTACATCCTGAGTTCTCTTTTCCAGTGA